Within Sphingobium aromaticiconvertens, the genomic segment GATGTTCGGCGACGACAGTACCGAGGTCGAGGATCCGGATCATGTCCGGCAGTTGTTGCACCTCGACCACGCGCCTAGTCCGGTCAGGTACGCTGTAATAGTTGCCGCCGATCGCGACGAACCCGTCATGGCTGACCCGCCGCTCGAGCTTGAGCACGGCGTCGAACCGATGTTCAGGCAGGGTCTGCAACTCGCCCTGCTCGGCAGCAAAGGCCTCAGCGATCACTTGCTGGGTGGTGCCATGGACGCGCACATTGGCGACCGTGTCGAGCCAGTCGATCAGCTGCGCGTTCAGATCCTCCAGATTGCGGAAGCGGCGCCCGACGAAGAAGTCCTGGCGGATGTAGCGGAACGGTCGCTCAACCTTGCCCTTCGTTTTGGCCCGGTATGGTCGACAAGCGCGCGGCTGGAAGCGGTAATGCCGCGCCAGCGCCAGCAGCGAGCGATTGTAGACGATATGCCCCTGATCGTCTTCGCCGGTTACTGCGGTCTTCATCCGGTCGTACAGGATCTCGATCGGCACCCCACCGAGCGCGTCGAACGCCTGCATATGGCACCGCAGCAGCGTCTGCAGATCCTGATGCAGCACATAGCGGGCGAACAGGAACCGCGAGTGTCCCAGCACCAGGCTGAACAGCCATACGATCCGCGTCGTGCCGGGATCGTCGGCGAAGTCGACCACGAACCGCGCAAAGTCCACTTGCGCCTGGACGCCCGCCGGCGTCTCAAACCGCACCTCGTAGGGCCTGGGCCCATTCTCGGGCCGGATCGCGGCGAGGTAACGCTTCACCGCGGTATAGGCGCCGACATAGCCGAGTTCGCGGATCTCGCGGGTCAGTCGCGCGGCGCTGAGCTCGGGATATGCGGTTACCCGCTCGCGCAGGAAGTCGAGATACGGTGCCAGCTTGCTCGGCCGCCCAACGCTACGCGGACCATAGGCCGGTGCCTCGATACCGCGCTCGATATATTTGCGGACGGTCTTCGGGTCACGCCCCGTCCGCCGCGCAATCGCGGTGATCGGGACACCCTGTCGGTGCAGCTCCAGAATCATCATCAGTTCTCCAAGTCGGACCATCGACACCGCCTCCCCGCAATGCGGAGATGGCATGGATGTCGGCGAAGCCCATTTTGCCGGGGCTAGCCCCGGCAAAATGGGCCGGCGGGTCAGCCAACCAGGGAATTTTCAAAGCCCACTATTGCGGAGAATTACACGCCCACTGACAGCTGGCGGCGATAATCATCACGCCAGTCCCGGGCAAAGGCCGCGACACGGCCATAGGAACCGTCAAAGCCGAGGCTCACCAGATCGGCATACAACTGCTTGACCGTGCGCTTCTGCTTGCGCGGACGGCCCATCTCCCGCCTCAGCCAGGCTGTCAGCCGCTCGACGAACGGGTCCAGCTTGCTCGGTCGCTCCGGCACCTTGAACTGCGGCTCGATCGTGTCCGACCGCAGATATTTACGAACGGTGTTGCGGGAAAGACCGGTGCGCCTGGCTATCTCCCGGATCGATAGATGATCGCGGTAATGCCACCGCCGGATAACGCTCAATAATGCCATGTCCAACACTCCATGGTCCCCCGCTCGTCAAAGCCAGGGACGTGTTCAAACATGGGTCACTTCTCAGTGGAAATTACTGGCTTCCCCGGGTCACTTCTCAACGGCAATCAACAGGCAGGCTTCTAACGGGAAAATACCCGCGTCGCGGATCAGGACGGGCGGAAGCACGCGCCGATCGGCGACGACGACGTCGATCTGGTTCGAGGTCCCGCCATAGGCCGAAACGACTTCTCCCGAACCGATGACACACCCGGGCGGCAGCAGCGGTTCGAGCAGTTCGCGCACAACTAGCTCGCGCAGTTGGCCCTTGAGGCCCTTGTGATTGATCTTCTGAATAGCGCCGGCCGCTGCGACCGCGATCGCGGCGCGATTGACGATCAGAGATTGGAAGGCGGGGTGCACGAGCGATCCCTTCTTTGGTCGGTAAAACCCACTTCGGAAGCTTGAAGACTCCAAATTCAACAATAAGCATAGGTGCAATCTGGGCATTGCTATCTCGCAATGAGGCCGCGCCCCTACCGTTATTTTAGAAAATCAGATGAATATATGGCAGCTTATACGTTTCAGCGCTTCTCAAGCGGACTTACCGGACTGTCCGACGTTGAAGACACAACAGCAGCGTCAAATCAGACCCTGCGCACGTCCGCTATTGGGAACGCGAAAAATCTCCTGAGCATCCGTGAAGAGTCGTTGATAGCGCCGACACGACTCTCCAGCATTCTGCATGGAGCAGTATCATGCCGTCCCAACTCGCCTCATCCTGTCTTAGCGCATGTTATCCGACCCAAATGTGGCCAAATCTGTGGCCAAAAATAAAAAGGGGAGGGTGAGGAAGTTCCGCAGGTGGCATCTAAGTGATTGATTTTACTAGAGATTTTGGTGGACGCACTTGGGCTCGAACCAAGGACCCGCTGATTAAGAGTCAGCTGCTCTACCAACTGAGCTATGCGTCCACTGCCTGGCTTGCTGGTCCGTTTCCGGACACTCACCGTGGCGAGGCGCGTCAATTAGCATCGTCGTCCGGCTTTGCAATCATTAAATCGCCTGCGTGACGATTTTTTCGCAAGGTATTGATTTTATCCCCAATTTCCGCGGTTTTGGCCGCGACGATTGGAGCGGTCGATGGACATCACGATGCCGATGCACAGCATCACGGTCAGCATTGAGGAACCGCCATAGGACATGAAGGGCAAAGGAATGCCGACGACCGGCGCCAGCCCCATGACCATCATCAGGTTGATGGCGACATAGAAGAAAACGGTGGTGATAAGGCCAGCGGCCGTCAGGCGGGCGAACTTGTCGGTTGTCCGCATGGCAACGCGAATCCCCCAGCGAAACAGGATACAAAATGCCAGGATCAGCAGGACCCCGCCGACCAGCCCCCATTCCTCCGCCATGGTCGCAAATACGAAATCGGTATGCCCCTCTGGCAGATAGTCGAGGTGGCTTTGTGTTCCGTTGAGGAAGCCCTTGCCAAACACGCCGCCCGACCCGATCGCGATCTTCGATTGGCTGATATGATAGCCCGCGCCCAGCGGATCGCTTTCGGGGTCCATGAAGATCAACACGCGCTTTTGCTGATAATCGTGCAGGAAGCTGAAGGCGATGGGGATAATGGCGGCCAGGGTGAGGCCCGTTCCAATGAACAGGCGTAACGGCAAGCCAGCGAGGAACATGACCGTGACTCCGCCCGCAGCGATCATGGTCGCGGTGCCCAGATCCGGCTGGATCAGCACTAGCGCCCATGGCACGCCGATTAGCGCCAATGCGGGCCAGATGGCGTTCCATCGCCGAATCTCGCCCACGGGCAGCATCGCGTAAAAGCGGGCGACGGCGAGCACGATGGCGGGCTTCATGAATTCGGAGGGCTGTAATTGCATGAAGCCCAGATTGATCCAGCGCTGGCTCCCGCCGGCTACGCCGCCGATCAACTCAACCAGCACCAGCGCGATAAGGATGGCGGCATAGGCTGGGAAGGCGAACCGCGCGAAGGTGTCGACGGATATGCGGCTGAGGGTCAGCGCCATCGCGGAAAAGACGCAGAAGCGGATAGCCTGATTTGCTGCCCAGGGGAAAATGCTGCCCGTTGCTGCGCTATAGAGCACGATCGTGCCGAACCCGGCGATCGCCAGCAACAAGGCCATGACGCGCCATGGATAGTCCGCCAGGGCGGGAGGAACCATGCTCATTGCGTCGTCGCTCCACTGGTCGCCGGGACGGGAGGGAGTGGCGCATCGTCGACACTGTCTGTGGCATTTGCGGCGGACGGGGCCGGGCGCGCGGCTTGCGTTGCGTTGGCAGAGGGGGGGGTGGTGTTTTCGCTCGCGTTTTCGGCATCGGGAAGGAACTCACCTTTCTCCGCCGCCTTGGCGCGCCGAAAGGCGTCCATTTGCTTGGACGCACGTTGGGCAGGCGTTCCGCCCCAGCCCTCTTCCAGTTTGACCAGCTTTTCCATCGCCTTTTGTGGGTCGAACAGGAAGGACAGCGTGTCGCTGGCGATCATCGGCGCATCTTCTATCCGGTTCGTATGACCGCCATGCTCGATGATGCAGGCGATGGCGTAGCGCGGATTGTCGAACGGGGCGAAGCCCTGAAACAGGGCATGATCGCGCAGCTTGAAGGGGAGGGAGGCGTTGCCGCGCACACCGCCCCCACGCTCCGCCATGGTAATGCGGCGGACCTGCGCGGTGCCGGTCTTGCCCGCGAGTTGGACGCCGGGAATGCTCATCCGCGCCGCGCCACCGGTGCCGCCGCCATTGACCACCGCATTCATCGCGTCCCGGATCACCGTCAGATGTTCGTCCGAAGCGCCGATCGTGCCGGGTTCCGTTCGCTTGGTACCGAATATGAAATTGGGCATCAATATTCGGCCAGTCGCCAGCCGTGCCGCCATCACCGCCATCTGGAGCGGATTGATGAGCATATAGCCCTGGCCGATCGTTGCATTGACCGTGTCATAGACTTGCCACGACTGATCATATTTTTTTTGTTTCCAGGCGGGGTCAGGCACCGTGCCATAGCTCTGGCTGGGAAAAGGCAGATCGAATTTCTGCCCCATGCCGCATAGCCGGGCCATGCGGGCGATTCGGTCCATACCGACGCGCTGGGCCATCTGGTAGAAATAAATATCGCAGCTTTGCGCAATGGCGCCGCGCATGTTGAGCGCGCCATGGCCGCGCCGCTTGTGGCAGTGAAACAGGGTATTGCCGACCCGTATCGCGCCGCCGCAGCTAATGGTTTCCTGCGGGCCGACACCCGCCTCCAGCAGCGCCAGCGCCACCATGGGCTTGACCGTTGAACCGGGCGGAAAAAGGCCTTGTAGTACCTTGTTGCGAAGGGGGACATGGTCGTCCTTCGACAGCATTTCCCATTCCATATGGCTTATGCCATCGGAAAAACTGTTGGGGTCGAAGCTGGGCATCGAGGCCATCGCCAGCACGTCCCCATTGTGACAGTCCAGAACGACCACCGCGCCGCTCTGCGTCGCCAGCCGCCGTCCGGCATATTCCTGCAACCCCGCGTCGATGGTCAGCTTGATGCTGTTTCCCGGCGTGTCGGGGCGGGTCGTGAGTTCCCGCACGATCTTGCCACGCGCCGTCACCTCAACCCGCTTGGCACCGGGCTTGCCGGTCAGATGCTGGTCGAAAGCCCGTTCCAGTCCGTCCTTGCCGACCTTGAAACCGGGGGTGATGAGCAGGGGGTCCTTGCGGGCCTCATATTCCTTGGCATTGGCCGTGCCGACATAGCCCAGAAGATGGCCCACTGCCGCGCCAGCGGGATAATAGCGCGAAAACCCCTGTGCCGGCGCGACGCCGGGCAGATCAGGCAGGCGCACGCTGACGGCTGCGTATTGGTCGTAGGTCAGGTTCTCGGCGACCTGTACTGGGCGAAATCCAGCGGCTTTGCCCAGATCATCCCTGATCCGGTCAACCTCATCCGTCGGCAGGTTCAACAATTTTGCCAGCGCGCCAATCGTTGCCTCGGCATCACGGACGCGGTCGGGGATCAAATCGATGCGGAAATCGGTGCGATTATTGGCCAGCGGGCGCCCGTTGCGATCGACGATCCAGCCGCGCCGGGGCGGGATCAGCGTCAGATTAACGCGATTGCTCTCAGACAATAGCTGATATTTCTCGTTTTCCGCAACGCTGATCCAGCCCATCCGCGCGGCCAGCATTAATCCCACGCCACCCTGTATGCCGCCCAAAACCATGGCGCGTCGGGTGAAGGTGAAGGATTGGCTGGCTTCGGTAACGGTCTTGCCACCGGATAGTCGGCGGCCCGGCTTGGAAAATTTCATGCCATCACGCGCCAGCGGTCGATCCAGGCGCATTGCCGGGCGACGAAAGGAAATAATAATATCGTCCAGCCCATTTGCGGCACTACCAGCATCCAATGTATTGCGCCACCGCCGGTTATCCGCGCGAAGAACAGGCCACCGGTCAGGCAGATTATAATGGCCAGACCCGCGATTAGCCAGTCCTGCCAATAATCGCGCCACAAAAGGCGCTGTTCTATGACATCGATGCAAATCAATGTGACGGTCCACAGGAACATGGCGGAGCCAAGTGGCTGGCCACTCATGAGATCATCGAACAGTCCCAGCGGCGCGCCAATCCATGTGCGCCACAGTTCGGGGCGCAGTAGCCGCCATGCCAAAAGGATCAGCAGGCCCAGCGGCGGCAGGATGGGTGATTGCGCGATGATCGGCAACGTGGTCAGCATCGACCCGAGCATGACCGTCAGCACTGGTGTACCCTCCAGTCGCCAGCGGGACGGATGATGCCCCAGGCGCGGCACATGCTGCATCCGCCGATCGATCATGGAGTTGCCGCGTTTTCAGCAGGGGTGGGAAGGGCTTCGCCCGCTGGCGATGCGCCCGGTTCGGGGCGTGTCACGGCCTGTTCGAACGGACGCTCAACCACGACAGCCTCGACCTTGGCGGGGTTGGCGAGGGGCACGGCGAAGGCGATCTCGCCCTGTACGCGCACGATGACCGCGACGGGGATATTGGGCTGATAGATGCCGCCAATGCCAGATGTGACAACCAGATCGCCTGGCTTGAAGGGGTTCTGGCCTGCTGACAGGGCGCGTACCTCAACCGAACCGTCGCCCATGCCAGTGGAAATGGCCGGGATATTGTCGCTGGCGCGCCGTACCGGCACGATATTGTTGGTGTCAGTTAGCAGCAGTACGTCGGCACTGTTGGCGCCAGCGGTGAAGATGCGCCCGACCAGTCCCTCCGGCGCGCGCACAGGCATGCCCGGCATGGCACCTTGCGACCGCCCCGCGTTCAGCCGCGCAAAGCGGCGGGTGCTGCTGGCCGATGAACTGATGAGACGGGCGGCGACCACTTCGCTGCCATCCTCATCCACCAGCTTCAGCAGCTTTTTCAGGCGCAGATTTTCCTGCGCGATGGCCTTGGCCTCGATAATGCGGTTACGGTCGGATTCGACCTGACGGCGCAACGCGACATTTTGCGATCCCGCGCGCCAGAAGGCGGCAATGCGTTCGTCGATCGTGCCGACACCGCTCACCATGCTTTTGAGGCCGGCCGATACGGGCCGGGTAATTTCCGCCGTGCCCGATCGTATCGCCGAAAAGCCAGTCGGGTCGAAGATCGCGACGACAACCATCAACAAGCCGATGGCGGCGCCCGACATCGCCAGCACATAGCTGGCGAAAAGACCATATTGCGCCTTCCGGTTATAGCCGGGGCGTCGGCTGGCAGGCCGCGCCATCGCTTCCCTTTCCCTAAGGGTCTAGAACCTTGATTATGCGGTCTGGAGCACGCCCCGGAACATTGGATCTTCCATGGCGCGACCTGTGCCGATCGCGACGCAGGTCAGCGGATCTTCGGCAATCGTGACCGGCAGGCCGGTTTCATCGCGCAATTCGTCGTCCAGCCCCTTCAGCAGCGCACCACCGCCGGTCAGGACGATGCCCTGATCGACAATATCGGCGGCGAGTTCGGGCGCGGTATTTTCCAATGCGATCCGCACGCCCTCAACGATCGTGCTGATCGGTTCGGCCAGCGCATCGGCGATTTGGCCCTGATTGATGGAGATTTCCTTGGGCACGCCGTTCACCAGGTCGCGACCCTTGATATGGATCGTTTCGCCCACGCCGTCTTCGGGGGGCTGGGCGACGCCGAACTGCTTCTTGATCCGCTCCGCCGTGGCTTCGCCGATCAGCAGATTGTGGTGACGGCGGACGAAGGAGACGATGGCCTCGTCCATCTTGTCGCCGCCGACGCGGACGGAGGTGGTGTAGGCAAGGCCGCGGAGCGAGAGGACCGCAACTTCGGTCGTGCCGCCGCCAATATCGACCACCATCGACCCGATCGGTTCGGTCACCGGCATGTCGGCGCCGATCGCGGCGGCCATCGGCTCTTCGATCAGGAACACCTGGCTGGCGCCGGCATTGCTGGCGGCGTCGCGGATCGCGCGGCGCTCGACACTGGTTGAGCCGCTGGGTACGCAGATCACGATTTCAGGGAAGCGCCAGGGGCGCGACTTGCCGCCATGTACTTTGGTGATAAAATGCTTGATCATCTGTTCGGCGACGTCGATGTCGGCGATCACGCCATCGCGCAACGGACGGATCGCTTCGATCGAAGCGGGGGTCTTGCCCATCATCAGCTTCGCGTCGTCACCGACGGCCTTTACCCGCTTCACGCCGTTCAGCGTCTCGACCGCGACGACTGACGGTTCATTAAGGACGATACCGCGTCCCCGTACATAGACCACGGTATTGGCCGTACCGAGATCGATGGCCATATCCTGCGACGAAAATTTGAAGAGACGCGAAAAGATCGACATGCCTTATCCTGTTCAGCCTTCTGCCCCCCGAGGACCAAGGGGTCGAACATCTACTCATGTTTCCGGCGCGCCCTGGCAAGCCAGTTCTCTTGTCGATACAAAAAATATGAGGCTGTGGGTCGCGGAAAGCGCTCGCTTGGGCTAGTCCCTATCCAATGTCAATACGCCGCCTCCCCGAACATTTGGTCAATCGTATCGCTGCCGGTGAAGTGGTGGAAAGGCCAGCCAGCGCGCTCAAGGAAATCGTTGAGAATTCGGTCGATGCGGGAGCCACCCGGATCGCCATTCGCATCGCCAATGGCGGCCTCGACAGGATAGAGGTGAGTGACGATGGCTGTGGCATGGACCCGGCCGACATGGCGCTCGCGCTGGAGCGTCACGCGACCTCCAAACTGCCCGACGACGCCATCGAACAGGTCGCCACGCTGGGCTTTCGGGGTGAGGCGCTGCCCTCCATCGCCAGCGTTGCCCGTCTGTCCATCGACAGCCGTCCCCGTGGCGGCGAAGGCTGGAACCGGACCATCGATAATGGAGTGATCGTGGACGAGGGACCGGCCGCCCTGCCGCCGGGCACGCGCGTTACCGTCGAGCAGCTCTTTGCCCGCGTACCCGCCCGCCGCAAGTTTCTGCGCTCCCCCAAATCGGAATATGCCGCTTGTCTGGACGTCATCCGACGACTGGCGATGGCGCACCCGGGAATCGCCTTCAGCCTGGAGCACGATGGTCGCCGGTCGCTATCCGTGCAGGGGAATGAAGCCCGGGAGGAGCGCGTCGCGGCGCTGACGGACAGGGCGCTGGCCGACAATCATGTGATCGTGTCGCTAGAGAGGGAGGGGGTGCGGCTGTCCGGCGTCGCCTCGCTGCCCACCTATCATCGCGGGGTCGGCGATCACCAGTTCCTGTTCGTCAATGGTCGCCCTGTACGCGATCGGCTGCTGATCGGGGCGTTGCGCGGAGCCTATGCCGATGTGTTGGCGCGCGATCGGCATCCGATAGTGGCGCTGTTTCTGGATATGCCGCCGCTGGAAGTGGACGTGAATGTCCATCCCGCCAAGACCGAGGTGCGCTTTCGCGATCCGGCGATGATCCGGGGGATGATCGTCAGCGGGTTGCGCCGTGCGCTGGACGAAGCCGGTTTCCGGTCGGTCCAGCGCGCCGATCCGGCGGCGCTGGGCGCGTGGCGGGCGGAGCCGGTATCGCCCACGCCCATCGGTGCCATGCCGATATTCGAAGCCGCCGCCGTGCCGTATCAACCCATGGCGCCCTCATCGCATGTACCCAGCTATATGAGCGACCGGCGCACCAGTTTCCTGACGCCGCCGCCGCAGGCTCGTGGCGAACCCGCCGCTGCGCCGCCCCCTGAGGGGAACAGCTTTCCCTTGGGCGTTGCGCGGGGACAGGTGGCGCGCACCTATATCGTCGCGGAAGCGGAGGACGGTCTGGTGATTGTAGATCAGCATGCCGCGCATGAACGGCTGACGCTGGAGCGGATGCGGCGGGCGATGGAGGGACAGGGGGTTCAAAGCCAGGCTCTACTACTACCCGAAGTGGTCGAACTGGACGAGGTGGCCTGCGACCGGCTGGAACCGCGCGCCGCCGAACTCAAGGAATTTGGATTGGATATCGAGCGGTTCGGCCCATCGGCGATACTGGTCCGGGCCATGCCCGCTATGCTGGGGCAAAGCGACGTGCAGGGCCTGATCGCCGACCTTGCCGATGATCTGGCCGCCTATGACAGTGCATTGTCGCTCAAGGAACGGCTGGATCTGGTCGCCGCGACCATGGCGTGCCACGGATCGGTGCGCGCCGGGCGGGTGCTCAGCGTCGCCGAAATGAACGCCCTTCTGCGGGAAATGGAAGTGACGCCCCGGAGTGGTCAGTGCAACCATGGCAGGCCGACCTGGGTAAAGCTGGGCCATGGCGACATCGAGAAACTGTTCGGGAGGAAATGATCGTGCGGAGCGTTCTTGCCGTGCTGCTGATGACGGCTGCACCGGCCTTGGCCCAGATCAAGCCAGCCGAAACGCCAGCTTGCGATGCCGCGCCGCGCCTAGCCGATCCCTGGACCAGTTGGCCCCAGAGTGGCGAAGCTGTTGCGGGTGGGGAAGCTGTGAGCGCGCCGCGCTTGATTCTGGGCAAGCCCGTCACTGCGACGCTGCGACCGGGGGATTATGTTCATTTCCCGATTACGCCGGGCAAGAGCGGCCCACAGGGGCATGGTGGCCTGTTCACGCTGGCGGTCAAGACGCCCGCACGGATCGGCATCGCCCTGTCCGAAGCGGCGTGGGTGGATGTGATCAAGGGCACCGCATCCATCGCCTCGGTCGAACATGGCCATGGCCCCGTCTGTTCGGGCATCCGCAAGATCGTCTGGTTCACTCTGTCGGAGGGGCTTCACACGATCCAAATCGCCAACGCGCGACAGGCAACGATCCGCATCATGGCTGCTGACGCTGCCGCGAACCGCTAGAGCGTTTTCGAGGCAGTTGGAATCATCTGCCGGCGCGGAAAACGCGGTATAACAAAGACCTAGAGCATCAAATCCGATGCAATCAGAATGGATCATGCTCTAGAGCGGTTACTTCATTGTGGACGGGTTCGGACCATGGCGATGGGCTGCATGGTCATGACCGGCTCGTTATGTTGATTGAACAACGTCACTTTCGACCGGACGATGCCGCGTTCGGGGCGGCTGGCGGAAGCACGCGTCTCGATCACTTCGCTGGTGCCGCGTAGCGTGTCGCCGGGCCGCACTGGCCGCAGCCAGCGCAGTTCATCAACGCCAAGCGCGCCCAGACTCGCCTGCTGTCGCGCGCCATGTTCCTGCATATGGGCGACGAACATCTTCATGAAGAGGGCGGTCGTATGCCAGCCGCTAGCAGACAGGCTGCCGAAATGTGTTTGTGCGGCTTCTTCGTCCGAGAGATGAAAGGGCTGGGGATCATATTCGCGGGCGAAGTCGATCACCTGTTCGCGGGTGACGGTGATCGGTCCGACCGAGATGGTCGTGCCGACCGCAATATCCTCGAAATATTCAACCTCTGCCATGGCTATTTTTCCGTTTTCTGATGCAACGGACGAAGTTGCTATGGCCTTGCCAGCAAGCCGTCAAGCACTGCCGGATCGCCATCATTGGGCTGCGGCGCGACGCCGATCAACCGTGCGAGCAGGGCATAGATATTGACGTTAGGGAATCCTTCGGGTGGCCGAAATGTGCGGTTGAAGGCCGGGCCGGATGCGATGAATAACGCCGCCATTTCGGGCGCCTGATTGTCATAGCCATGATTGCCGCCGACCGATGCGCTGGTCGGTTTCGTCGCCGCAATCGTCCAACCCGTTTCCGCCAGACACAGATAGGGCGGCACGCGCGGATGGGCGCCATAATGGAAGCGCGCCGGAATCTGATCCTTGCGCCAGCAATGCATATGGGGATGCGGGCGCAACAGCGCGCGCTCAAGCGCCTTTTCCCGACCGGGCAGCGCCGTCATGGACGCATAGGGGCCAGATTCGATCAGGCGATAGTCGCTTGCGCGCACGAATCCGTCCAGCGCGATCGTTCGTTCGCTCGATGTCTGCTCCATGCCGTGATCTGACAGGATGACAAGGTTTGCGGGTTGATCGAGCGTGGAAAGCCCAGCCGTCAGCTTGCCGATCAAGGCGTCCACCTCTGTCACGGCGGCCGTGGTTTCCGGGGCATCCGGCCCCTTGCTATGGCCCATTGTATCGACGATATCGAAATAGAGCGTGACAAAGCGCGGTCGAATATCGCTGGGGCGCCGGAGCACGTCGATCACCTGATTGACGCGCTGTTCGCCGCCAATGGCCTGGTTGAACTGTGCCCAGTCGCTGGGGCGCGTGCCCCCCGCGATGGCGTGCGGCCATTTCTGATCCCGCATGCCGCCCCACGCCACGTTGCTGCCCGGCCAGAACATCGTCGCGGTGCGTATGCCCGCTCGTTCTGCCGTGACCCAGATGGGTTCGACTCCGTTCCACCAGAAAGGATCATCGCTTTCCATCGTGAACGTCTCGCCGGGACGGGCGGCATCCTCCATCTTGTTGGCCACGATGCCACTGCGGTCGGGTCGATCGCCGGTGACAATCGCCCAGTGATTGGGAAAGGTTTTTGACGGGAAGGACGGACGCATCGATGCTGTCACACCTTGCGCCGCCAGCTTGCCCAGATTGGGCGTAACGCCGCGATCAAGATAGTCGGGTCGAAAGCCGTCGATGGAGACGAGGATCGTGACCGGCGCCTTGGCCGCAGCCGTTGCCGACGCTGGC encodes:
- the istA gene encoding IS21 family transposase — its product is MVRLGELMMILELHRQGVPITAIARRTGRDPKTVRKYIERGIEAPAYGPRSVGRPSKLAPYLDFLRERVTAYPELSAARLTREIRELGYVGAYTAVKRYLAAIRPENGPRPYEVRFETPAGVQAQVDFARFVVDFADDPGTTRIVWLFSLVLGHSRFLFARYVLHQDLQTLLRCHMQAFDALGGVPIEILYDRMKTAVTGEDDQGHIVYNRSLLALARHYRFQPRACRPYRAKTKGKVERPFRYIRQDFFVGRRFRNLEDLNAQLIDWLDTVANVRVHGTTQQVIAEAFAAEQGELQTLPEHRFDAVLKLERRVSHDGFVAIGGNYYSVPDRTRRVVEVQQLPDMIRILDLGTVVAEHPVIEGRKQYRIDRSHRTGGSGRRKTMSAAGITIGRIGDHVPTRPLDIYQAIGAQLAIGGRP
- the mreD gene encoding rod shape-determining protein MreD, coding for MIDRRMQHVPRLGHHPSRWRLEGTPVLTVMLGSMLTTLPIIAQSPILPPLGLLILLAWRLLRPELWRTWIGAPLGLFDDLMSGQPLGSAMFLWTVTLICIDVIEQRLLWRDYWQDWLIAGLAIIICLTGGLFFARITGGGAIHWMLVVPQMGWTILLFPFVARQCAWIDRWRVMA
- the mrdA gene encoding penicillin-binding protein 2, which encodes MKFSKPGRRLSGGKTVTEASQSFTFTRRAMVLGGIQGGVGLMLAARMGWISVAENEKYQLLSESNRVNLTLIPPRRGWIVDRNGRPLANNRTDFRIDLIPDRVRDAEATIGALAKLLNLPTDEVDRIRDDLGKAAGFRPVQVAENLTYDQYAAVSVRLPDLPGVAPAQGFSRYYPAGAAVGHLLGYVGTANAKEYEARKDPLLITPGFKVGKDGLERAFDQHLTGKPGAKRVEVTARGKIVRELTTRPDTPGNSIKLTIDAGLQEYAGRRLATQSGAVVVLDCHNGDVLAMASMPSFDPNSFSDGISHMEWEMLSKDDHVPLRNKVLQGLFPPGSTVKPMVALALLEAGVGPQETISCGGAIRVGNTLFHCHKRRGHGALNMRGAIAQSCDIYFYQMAQRVGMDRIARMARLCGMGQKFDLPFPSQSYGTVPDPAWKQKKYDQSWQVYDTVNATIGQGYMLINPLQMAVMAARLATGRILMPNFIFGTKRTEPGTIGASDEHLTVIRDAMNAVVNGGGTGGAARMSIPGVQLAGKTGTAQVRRITMAERGGGVRGNASLPFKLRDHALFQGFAPFDNPRYAIACIIEHGGHTNRIEDAPMIASDTLSFLFDPQKAMEKLVKLEEGWGGTPAQRASKQMDAFRRAKAAEKGEFLPDAENASENTTPPSANATQAARPAPSAANATDSVDDAPLPPVPATSGATTQ
- the mreC gene encoding rod shape-determining protein MreC, producing MARPASRRPGYNRKAQYGLFASYVLAMSGAAIGLLMVVVAIFDPTGFSAIRSGTAEITRPVSAGLKSMVSGVGTIDERIAAFWRAGSQNVALRRQVESDRNRIIEAKAIAQENLRLKKLLKLVDEDGSEVVAARLISSSASSTRRFARLNAGRSQGAMPGMPVRAPEGLVGRIFTAGANSADVLLLTDTNNIVPVRRASDNIPAISTGMGDGSVEVRALSAGQNPFKPGDLVVTSGIGGIYQPNIPVAVIVRVQGEIAFAVPLANPAKVEAVVVERPFEQAVTRPEPGASPAGEALPTPAENAATP
- the rodA gene encoding rod shape-determining protein RodA; the encoded protein is MSMVPPALADYPWRVMALLLAIAGFGTIVLYSAATGSIFPWAANQAIRFCVFSAMALTLSRISVDTFARFAFPAYAAILIALVLVELIGGVAGGSQRWINLGFMQLQPSEFMKPAIVLAVARFYAMLPVGEIRRWNAIWPALALIGVPWALVLIQPDLGTATMIAAGGVTVMFLAGLPLRLFIGTGLTLAAIIPIAFSFLHDYQQKRVLIFMDPESDPLGAGYHISQSKIAIGSGGVFGKGFLNGTQSHLDYLPEGHTDFVFATMAEEWGLVGGVLLILAFCILFRWGIRVAMRTTDKFARLTAAGLITTVFFYVAINLMMVMGLAPVVGIPLPFMSYGGSSMLTVMLCIGIVMSIDRSNRRGQNRGNWG
- a CDS encoding DUF6602 domain-containing protein, which translates into the protein MHPAFQSLIVNRAAIAVAAAGAIQKINHKGLKGQLRELVVRELLEPLLPPGCVIGSGEVVSAYGGTSNQIDVVVADRRVLPPVLIRDAGIFPLEACLLIAVEK
- a CDS encoding rod shape-determining protein; the protein is MSIFSRLFKFSSQDMAIDLGTANTVVYVRGRGIVLNEPSVVAVETLNGVKRVKAVGDDAKLMMGKTPASIEAIRPLRDGVIADIDVAEQMIKHFITKVHGGKSRPWRFPEIVICVPSGSTSVERRAIRDAASNAGASQVFLIEEPMAAAIGADMPVTEPIGSMVVDIGGGTTEVAVLSLRGLAYTTSVRVGGDKMDEAIVSFVRRHHNLLIGEATAERIKKQFGVAQPPEDGVGETIHIKGRDLVNGVPKEISINQGQIADALAEPISTIVEGVRIALENTAPELAADIVDQGIVLTGGGALLKGLDDELRDETGLPVTIAEDPLTCVAIGTGRAMEDPMFRGVLQTA